The genome window ATCGATTCAGTACTTTCTTGTAGTACATATACTAAATGCTGCAGGAGAAAACATTTAACAACCAAAGATGTCAACATCTATTTTCAGTCATTTTTCACAGTGAAATGGCTACAAAGGATACATCTTTCTATGCTTCATTCCTCTTAAAATTCATTTTCAGTGTGTATCTTTGTGAAAAATCACTATCCTTCTATATTTAATCTGTACAGCCAATATCACAATGCCTATTTTTGGCAAAATTAAAAGTATGTTGATATACAGTTATAGTAAACTTCAATGTAATTAAACTATACAAATTATCTTCCAGCGCTTACATCTTTACAATAGAATCCCATCCAGTTTTCCTTCCTTCATTTTCCACTTTAAGAATATAGTCTTCTTTGCAGTTAATTAAATCCAATGCCAATGTGAGTAAATATCCTCAAAATGTGTAAAGTACATTTCAGTGACATGGATCCATTGCCAATATGCATCTCAGAATTTGGAAAGCTGTCTTGCAGAAAGGGACTGTCAAAACCATTTGTAGTAAAGCCACATATTTTTGTTCTGAACCAGATATCCACTCACTTCAAAACAGTGGTATTAATGATGGTCACAATGCTAAGCATTTCTATATATTGTTGCACGGTATGAACTGGTCTTCATTCATGTATCCTAGTTCTACCTTGTTGATGAATATTGTCAGCCTGATGATGCTGAAGAGCCATTGACAGATGATTTCCGTGGCCTGTTTTTGCTGAATGGGATTTGATGGTTGGTATTGGGATTGGAGGAGCCATTCATAGTTGTAGATATATGAGGGAaatgtggatgtggagactgCCCTGGAGTACAAGGACTGGGCAGTGATGATGATGTAGATGGTGCAGCAGATGGGCTATTAGCCTTGTCACTACCAGAGTCACTTTCTAAATCTCCACTGGTGTTATTTAATCCATCTTGTTGATGTCCAATCTTAATTCTTTTGCATGTTGGCCTCACTCGGTATTTTAAAGGAAGTGGTCCattctgaaataaaattaaaaatacatcAGCAAAGATTAAATTTCAAGGATTAAATTTTCTCTGACAATTGAATGTTGACTTACCCTCCTCCATGTGTAAATATAAGCAATATCCATAAGAGTATAATAATCCTTCAATGGTTCATCTTCATACATAACATCAATCTAAGGTGAATAGAGTAAAAATGTCTATATTAGAATTGATGCTTCTTACCAATTTCTTTCTTTGATCATTATAAAATTTGATGTCCTGGTAATTTTACACAACAGACTAACACTGTTAAGAATGAAGCAAGTACACACATTTTTCTAACAAGTATATGCATTCACATTACACCAGAATTTATAGTCTTATATGGTTAAGATGTAGGAAATCACAAAATTCTCAAAACCAAAATAGATTTTCAAAAACATTACGTAACCATGACTATACTTTGACATCTGAAAATGTTTTAAACTTGCCTTTCTGTCATGAATAATTTATTTACCAGATTCAATAAAGTGAGAAATGTATCAATTTGACAACCTCCAAATAACTACTGACCACTTGTCCATCCATCAAATCTATTATTATTACATCAAATCCTTTGTGATTGGTAAAAACTACCTCAATCAACACCATGGTTGTACTCAAGTTTATATCCATTAAAATTGGATGGTAACATTTTGAAAATATCTCCAACAACATCCTGACTTACAATTTATTCAAATAAAAACAGTTTCAGCAATGATTTCACAATACCATTTTAGATATAGAAATAAAGTTCAGCCAATTCAAAACTGTACATCTGTCTCTAAATCTCTTCATAAAGAATATTTAGGATGAAGCATTAATATTTAGTTATATTCTGTCAGAAGTTGAACCCACAGCATTTCAAACAAAGCCAGAAATAGTCTATAGGAATAAAAACTTTGAAGATTATTTTTCATGTTAAAATATAACATCCTATTTTATTTGCACTTTCAGCCCTATCTCTTAGAAATCACCATTCCTCTGTACATTTAGTGAATTATTGTTCAATGTACCTGGAAGGTATGGGGAATGTCCATTTTACTCCTTAGAAATTTCCTTAAATGCATTACAGTCATGGCTGCTGGGCAACGCAAATATCTTTTGTCATTCATCTAGTAAGAAAGGAGAAAATGAAGTTTGAGGTAGAAGGTATTGTATCTATAACAATGAAATTACTACAAAATTAAATAGCATGAACCTTCATTACATAAAAATGGCCATCTTAAAGATATTAACTTCTCTGTTTATCTTGCTTAACATAAGTCAAAATTGAAAATGTTGGTGGAAAACTAATACATTTAAACACTCCTACATTACCTCATCTTTAGTTTTCTCTTTTTCTGCAGATCCTTTTCGTTCAGTTCTGTTACACAAGAGTGTCAATTTAGTACAGAGAAATCCAAAACTATGAAAAGTAAATGATGCACTATTTCTATTACAGTACTTACTTATTTTGTTCATAGAATTCTATTGACAAACTAATGATTTCATCATCTGTTATAATCCTCTTTTCTTCTTCGGTAACTTCTCCCCTGTCTTCATTAGAGCCATTTGCTGCTGTACAATTTAGAATAATAAAGGAGTGATTTCAGACTTCAGCATGTACTTACCATCGATCAAACAATGCTTCTGTATTAATTAGAAATCATGCCTGTGGTccatatttcaaatattttctgttttaagagtcatagaacactacagcacagaaacaggctcttcagcccatataATCTGCATTGAACTAATAGAAGATAGGTAGCATGTTTTTATGTTTAATGCAAATGAGTAAATGTCACATGGTAAAATAAATTACTCTATTAGTAAAAGAAAATGTTAATTTGCTCATAACAACAATTATGGTCTCAACTCTTTAGTAACAGCATACAATTAGTCCCTTATCTCTAGTTCAAAAGATGATTGAAGGATCAGCAGAATATCCATTCTAACTCTAAACATGCTGCTGTTTCATTATACATTGACTTTTGAAACTGTTGGCAATAACTATACACCAAGCTTTAAAAATAACAAAATGTTCTCATGCATCAAATGCACTGCTCTAATACCCACAGAAATCTTTAAAAAGTATAACTATTATTTTGTGAAATACAGAATATTCTGAATGATGTGTTTTGTCAAAAGTTTCTAATCTAAGTTTGATTTTTAAAAGAAGATAAATATACTTTAGCAACACATTGTTACCGTCAGCAGAGGGATGAGCTGCATAGTAGTCCCTTCTACGTTTCATTTCATCTAAAAAGACAGAAGCGATTAGTTGCCCAGCTGACAAAAACAAACTCAATTCACATGTAAAGTCACCTTATATCCAGATTTCTAACTCACCTTTGAAAAGGCCAGGAACTAATTTATACACAATATCTTGTAAAGTCTTGTCAGACCTAAAGATAATTCAAATATGATAGTTATATTGTACAATAGGACATAGATATTTTATTCAGCATATAAATTTATCCATATTGCATTGTCAATATTGTGTGCAACTGAAAAAGAACTATTGATGGCACTAATTTCTTGGAATGCCAAATATTCATCCACTTCATTTGAACATCCCAGTGTTCCACAATGTAAGTTATTTTTCATATTTTTGCTCTGTATTTGGTACATTAGAAAATATCACATAAATCGAGATACATAATCTTAAATAAAGTACATTCTGCTGATTTTAAAGATGTTCAACAAGAACTTTCAATATGGTTTTTTCATTTGGTAGTTAATTCCTAGTATAAGTACTACCCAACAGAATGAGAAACAGACCtgatatttcaataatttaaatgTTTGCATTGAAAATTGCAATGGAACTTGTGCAGATCAGAAAAACATTGGTCTTGCATCTTTCTTGCTCATTTATACATAATATTATGCAGTTTGTAACAATTGAATACAACATTCTTTAAGTTTACTATAGGAACTTTCCCCACTATTTAATAAATACTGCATAATAATTTAAGTGAAATATGTTTAGCATGGTTTTGTTTAAACTTTCCAAGAACTCGCTAAATCACATGGTTCCTTGATAATATTCACAGAAactgaaagttttttttaaataaagtaatttaagtAAATAAATCTAGCTGGTTGTGAAATTTTAGTAGAATATGGGCACCTAACAAAATAGGCAGAAAGTTTATTCAGTTAACAATGGAAACACTTTGAACTATCAGATAAAATAGCTTACATTTCCAATTTCAGTTTATGGTAGAAACATTCCTTTATTGGTAGAAGTTACCTACAATTTCAAGTATAATACTTATTAATAGTATCAAAGATTATTGGTCTCAGTTCTTGGacctattttgtttattttttacccAAGCAGAAAATGAAAACAACACATTCATTATTCAATTATTGTCAGTTAATTTTAAATGAGTTGTTTTTAAGCACAAAAAATTACCATTTCCCTAGATTCCAGTGCACAAAATATCTATATCAAATGGGCAAAACAATCATAGAATAAACACATAAAAGGTGTTCTTTCCAACTAATAGGCAACTAATCTCTGATTTTTATCAATTTAACTGGTATGTCATATTCGTAGAGCACAATTGCTCAGTTACCCTTCTCAAACACATACATTTAACGACGTTTCATGATCAGAACAGGTACTCGAATACACACCTAATGTTAAGAAGGGGCCTCGTTTTGTGTACTTGTACATCGCAAATAGGACAGTACTTGCTCGTTTCCAAGTAACGAACAATGCAGGTTTTGCAAACTGTAATTAAAAAAGTATTTGCAATATTAGCTTAGATTACAAGAAATGTTAGGTTTGTTGAAATATACTAACTCATGCGGTACTTTTTTTCATTTCTAACGTATACAATCTTCAGTACTAGAGCACGTCAAAATACTCACATGAATGTAGACACTCAATGATGGTTGTTGCATCTATGAAGTATCCTCCACACAACACACACATCAAGTGGGGATTCAGTTCTGTTATTTTGATTCGTGTTGTACGGTGCATTTTTGGACTAAAATGGCCACGTTCTGAAAGCTGAACAGAAACATAACTCATATaaacacatttttaaaataataaaatctCAATCCATATTAAAGATACTGTCTTGATATTATTGGATTTGAACCGCTTTCTAAGTCAAATAAAGCAGCTGCCAGACTGGATAAGAGCAATATGCAAACATTGGAAGTCACAATTGATCAGAAAATTATGATTTGTGAAATCACGTTAGCTTAAATGATAGCGAAGTATCAGAATATTCACAGTCTGGCATTTTGCTTCCTTAGGCTGACCTATTCTTAATTGGAAaaatagtaaaaacaaaacacATTGTAGAATTATTAATACACCAAAAGCTGAAGTAGCTTTGAATGAAATACTCTCAAGCTGAAGTTCAAACCCTGCAGCACAGGCCAAGAAGGTCCCGATTAATAGGAGGAGGTCAATTGAGAAAGACCTACTGCGTCGTTCTCTTCATCAAAAAGACTTTATGATCTAATACACGCAACCATTCCGACGCCCTAACGGCGATTATTACATTAAAAACAGCCACAAAGCAACCACACGCAGGTATACAACAATGAATTATGAACAATACACTTAATCATTCTTATTGCCTTTGTTTCCTTCGTGTTTAAGGATAAACCCCCCCTCATTTTCTAGACTTTGCTATCACATTCGAGTGTACCAAAACACATTTCTTTTCATGAAATCTGCATGCCTTTGGGCTCATTTCGCGGTTTCAAGTCGTGTCGGCATCGATGAAAATTCGCAGTAAGACAAAGCAACTATTTAAGTAGCAAAACACGTTTGTATTACAGGGATCATTGCAGCTGGATTCGCAATCAGACGTTTACTGCTTGACATTAAACCAACGATACTCCAGCACCGCGTAAAGCGAAACAGGAAGAATTGTGTTCTATAAAGCCATTTCCGGCAATTACATGTTCGTTGGAAATATTTTAATGAACATCGCGGTGCTATATTAACAATGTTATGCATATTACCAAAGCCAATCCGTTACAaatgtaataaataaaataatgctCGTGTACAACACGGGGACCATTCTTGGTGATCAAAAAGGCAAATTGACGTCTGCTGGTGCCCATACTCGGCAATTCTTGCAGTTACTATAGCAACTTGGGTTATACTTGGCATTTCGCCAAAGGACCGAAAATAGAGCGAGCTTCTGCAGGGGAGACCACGGCGATCACGTGGAAATATCGCACATTTGAAACCTACAACTTAAATCGGAACCGGAGGACAATCCGAGCAATCTAAACATGCAAATCTCACCGCCATTTCAAATGAGCCCCAACACAGCGCACATCATCGGTTTTTTTTGGCTCTCCTTGAGATAGTCTCCACGTCGACACTAGCTTTAAGTAGTGGCTTTTGTGATCGCACGATTTTCTTCTGTAAACGCCTCTCTCCTTTTCAGAGCAGCTAATGGGAAGCTGCGGTTCCCAACAGAGGATCACTTTGATAGAGCACGCCTATTGATTAATAATTAATTAATGTTATCCGAAAACAAGAATTATTAAGGATTCAATGCGTCGCATAACTTTTGGAGGACATTTGGCCCTCtgcaaatgttaaaaaaaaacagttccaTTTTCTTAAGAAACCAGCAAGAAACGAACAACATGCAAATAACTGTGACGCAAAATATTCAGAACCAACCAGGGCAAATAAACGCCAGACACCAGCAGACAGATGAAAAAAGTAATTAATTGTCCCACTTATTTATTATTCCTACCACACGATATGAACTTAAGATTAATACATTCATAGCAGTTTtatatattagatttaataaattTTAACCACAGCGCCGACCCGCGACGTTTCGAAGTAATCAAACTACAACATCAGGATATAAACAATCAGCATTTCTATTTTTTGTGTATGGCATTTGGCGTTGAAATATAAACGTTATACAGATTCCAGTGGAATCCCTTTCATTATCCTACCAGACAGTCTTACACAACAAACAGAACTCAATGGCATCTCCGTTAGTTTACTGAGAATAATCGTTGTATGAAGATAGTCTGACGCCGCTCACGTTTCGAACGGCATAAAAAAATACTCGTTCTTTCAATGACTTGGAAGTCATACAGTTCCCTGCGCACGTATCTATTCGTAGCCGCAAATGAATACTTAGCGACATCTCACTACCAAGTGTCATAAGATCCTTTCGGCGAAAGAGcgagagaaaaacaaaataaaaacaaaccaCGTGTTTCATAACGCCCCGCTCTCAACATCAAACCCGGAATCTGTCCCTCTTATCAACGTGAGATCAATTGAACGGCTGGGGATATAGCTGATCAATAGATTAACCACTTCGTCAGTGAAAACCTCATCAAGGATAGACAACCCAAAGCATAAATATAACCATGTAAACACACGTGTTTTATATCACATACCCGTGGGCTTCCGTTTATGCCGGGTAATTCATTTCAGCTGTGGGACTTTGTGTCTCTCTGATTTATATTTTAAGCCCAACGTTTTTTTTATTAACAGCAAGGTAAACAATTAGCCTTAAGACATGTACACACACCAATTCCAAGCAACAAAGAATTCTATTTTATATCTGAGTACAATGCGAAAATAAACAATGTACATGCCATTGAGGCATGGATCTTGAAGACACGGTGTAAGAGAATCTCTCTCTCAACACTGCATACCCTCTTCTAGTATATCCAATAGAAACAATGACCAGGATGTCGAAGACCAAGATTGAGGTTTAAGCATGGAGGTACACTATAAAATCAAACGTTCTTCACAACAAACAAAAGCAGAGCAGCCGCAATCATAACACTCCCTATACAGAAACGTATTTTTGAAAGCAACAATCAAACTAAACTACAGTGCAAACAAAATTCAGGTCATTTACTGAAACAGAATTTTCTACTGCTGAAACCAAATGAACAGACACAGGGAATATTGCAATTTGGTTTTCTTCAATGATCTCCCTGAGCAACCattcaataaaaaaaagaaacaaagattGTTTATCTAAATGGAGCTCTCAGCGGCTCTCACATTCCTGTTCTCAGCGTACTTTCTCAAGTGCATCGCAGAAATCACCATTCCTCAATTTTAGCAGAAGCATCGCGTTTGGAGACCCTATTCGGGGCGTAATTGTGCAACTTCTCATCCTTTGCAATCACTGCTTGCTCGGAATAAACCAGAAAAGATTTGGTTCCAAGGCAATCAGTGGCTCCCTGCTCAGCATACATTCAGTGTCCACACCAGCAAAGCATAACCAGATTGTATATCAGTTCTACCCAGctacccccaccccttcccgatACCAGCACCACCACCATCGCCATCAACAACACAAGACCAGGACTGAACACGCTGCCAACGTGTTCTCGGAAAGCACTAATAAATCTAACTGGACAAAAAGGGGAAAACACTGACTCCCACTCATTCCAGATCCAGCAGACCTCGTGCTCTCTCTGGAAATAACCGCTGTCAATCTGATACAGGTCTGATCaccaattaaaatataaaatgtcaATAAACACGAATGAAACGAACCGCTTGGCACCCCAATAGTCGGTCCCGACAAAACTTTAAGGGATTCACGTTTGTTTATTTGCTCCTAACACTACAAGAACTGTACGGGAATACGAGAGGGCACCGCCACCAACCGCCATGTTTACCGTCAAAATCCAAAGTACTCTTAAGAAGTTAAGTTCAGAAAACACACCACACTCTACTTGTCACCCAAACAGTCATGCAAGCACGTTCTCTATCCTGTACGGATCCCAACTCTATAAAATCGTTTCATTAGGTTGCCTGTTTGATGTCAAAACTTGCATTTATATCTGAGGTGAGTAATGACGCTTCGACGGCACAGCAGCAAATTTCCACCATGGGTAGATTTCAAAGAAATCTAAGTAAAAATCCGCCACAGTTCAAACCTCCCAACTTGCAAGGATCGAAAGTATAAATATTATTCTCTCGATACAAACGAGCAGGACAACTGTAAGCACAACCACCGCGGAGAATCGAACAAAAAAATTCCAAAAGTGCATAACGAAACTGAGAGGAAATAAGGACGGCGAATAGACGCCGAGTTGCTGTCAGCCTTAAGAGCGAGAgaggagggagcgagagagaaagagagagaggggcagcGCCGGGTGCACTTCCAGCTGCGAAATCGGCCTCAAACCGTGGGCAGAATGTACCTGGGAGATCTTTCTTAGACACTGCAGCCTTGGAGACACCATGCCCCGGGCACGCCGACTCCGGGCCACAGCGTGCACCCCGCAGAAAACAATGAAAGTTGTAGATCAGGAGGAAAAAATGAACAGCAGCCAAGCGGCCATCTTGCATGAACTGCAGACGCTGTCAATTGCAATCGCAGAGGCTGCagcttagagagagagagtgagagagggagggagggagggagggggagagaaggagagagagagagagagagagaaagagagacagggggagagagaagagggagagagcgagcgagaaaATAACATTCGTTAAACGTCTGCCCTACAACGCTCGCAACCACACTGGCAGGGCGCAATCCGTACTCTTGCAATATTTATTCAGTCGATTCTACCTGATTCCGAGGCAGCGAGGCGGCTGGGCTGTTCCCGGTTGTAGAAGTTGGGAAAAAAATACCCCCGAAGCCCAGTGATGGGTGCCGTGAAACTGACaccgtccccaaaatggctcgaGTTCGACCGCCCCAATCCGTCACGTGGTCTCATTCCTTAAGGGTGGCCTGGGAATTAGAGTCGGTGTAATCAGAGccgaccccctcccctcccccgcctCCACGCACCGCCCTCACCACCCATCTACCCCTAAAAGAAACCACTAAATAATACACCCTTTACCGGCTTCGCACATCAGCTCCAGCTCAAGCGGCATTCGACCAATATCAACACGCTTTAAAAATCTATATATACTCCCCGGCATAGTAAAGCGATAGTGGTTTCGATGCAGGATACATACGACACCAGTGAACTTCCAACGTTAGAACACATATTATTAAAAAGATTACCCAAGCGATAAAACGCAATGCCAATATGTTTAAACTATAAACTAAGAGACTGATATATGATTAAGCATAGAAACTTCATTGAACTGGGATTAAGGCGATTTTACTTTAGCCCACATTTTGAGATTGCCTTATATCTTGCTTGGACGAACTTAATTCTTTCCGACTGATTGAAAATCTAGCCAAATTCCTTTAAAAATCATAGAACTCACCTATTTATTTAAATATACCCGTGGTCTTTagtaaaatttaaaattaaagaCATAAATGTGTATTTCGCAGAGAGAAGAGCACAATATTGAAGGTAACACAGTACTATCTTTAGATACGTACAATTGAACTGTCTGATAAAAGTTTTAGTACGTTTTCCTATTTAAGCCCAATGCGAGGGGCTTAGAAAAAATCGCGCTAGGCTTTTTGAACGTGTCTTGTTTTTATTTAAACTTGCAATTATAGCCCATTCTTATCATCGGCGCAAGGAAACAGTTTTTGTAAACGCAGAAGTAAATGCATTTGAAGACAATAAATTCTATAAGTATTGGGCAATATTTTATAAATGGAATAGAGTTAATCGCTCCTTGCGAACTGCTCCCTCCCTCAGATGTATATGTTTAATTAACATCAGGAcaatttaaataaatatataaaaaattcgACTGTGTCACCCATATGGAGAACGATCTACGTTCGCTCCTGTCAAGATAAATTCGAGATGTAACTAGTCAGGAAACGGCAAAGGtgcgatttttaaaaaaacttaaaaCGTGCAAGGAACAAAACAAATGCAATCTCAGGTCATAAGAATCTTTATTTCAGAAAAGTGTAGTATTTACAGCTGAACACAAGCTAAGGTACAAAATATTGTTTATTCTATAAATATTCAAGTCTAATACAGCAAAAGTCTTCGTCTTCAAAAGCGTTTCATTTCATATGACGTAGCCGACAGAATGTTATACGTTTCGTCAAATACAACGTTTGAACTACTTATGGCTTGTCTGTACACTTGCACACGATCTGGAAGCGCGCAGGTTTTGGCGGATTCATTTAATGCCACCCACAGCTTGGGAGTTCAATCGCGGTCCCCACAGCTCCATCAATTACATCTGACTC of Hypanus sabinus isolate sHypSab1 chromosome 6, sHypSab1.hap1, whole genome shotgun sequence contains these proteins:
- the bmi1a gene encoding polycomb complex protein BMI-1-A isoform X3, encoding MHRTTRIKITELNPHLMCVLCGGYFIDATTIIECLHSFCKTCIVRYLETSKYCPICDVQVHKTRPLLNIRSDKTLQDIVYKLVPGLFKDEMKRRRDYYAAHPSADAANGSNEDRGEVTEEEKRIITDDEIISLSIEFYEQNKTERKGSAEKEKTKDEMNDKRYLRCPAAMTVMHLRKFLRSKMDIPHTFQIDVMYEDEPLKDYYTLMDIAYIYTWRRNGPLPLKYRVRPTCKRIKIGHQQDGLNNTSGDLESDSGSDKANSPSAAPSTSSSLPSPCTPGQSPHPHFPHISTTMNGSSNPNTNHQIPFSKNRPRKSSVNGSSASSG
- the bmi1a gene encoding polycomb complex protein BMI-1-A isoform X2 → MALSERGHFSPKMHRTTRIKITELNPHLMCVLCGGYFIDATTIIECLHSFCKTCIVRYLETSKYCPICDVQVHKTRPLLNIRSDKTLQDIVYKLVPGLFKDEMKRRRDYYAAHPSADAANGSNEDRGEVTEEEKRIITDDEIISLSIEFYEQNKTERKGSAEKEKTKDEMNDKRYLRCPAAMTVMHLRKFLRSKMDIPHTFQIDVMYEDEPLKDYYTLMDIAYIYTWRRNGPLPLKYRVRPTCKRIKIGHQQDGLNNTSGDLESDSGSDKANSPSAAPSTSSSLPSPCTPGQSPHPHFPHISTTMNGSSNPNTNHQIPFSKNRPRKSSVNGSSASSG
- the bmi1a gene encoding polycomb complex protein BMI-1-A isoform X1; amino-acid sequence: MVSPRLQCLRKISQLSERGHFSPKMHRTTRIKITELNPHLMCVLCGGYFIDATTIIECLHSFCKTCIVRYLETSKYCPICDVQVHKTRPLLNIRSDKTLQDIVYKLVPGLFKDEMKRRRDYYAAHPSADAANGSNEDRGEVTEEEKRIITDDEIISLSIEFYEQNKTERKGSAEKEKTKDEMNDKRYLRCPAAMTVMHLRKFLRSKMDIPHTFQIDVMYEDEPLKDYYTLMDIAYIYTWRRNGPLPLKYRVRPTCKRIKIGHQQDGLNNTSGDLESDSGSDKANSPSAAPSTSSSLPSPCTPGQSPHPHFPHISTTMNGSSNPNTNHQIPFSKNRPRKSSVNGSSASSG